The genomic interval CGACGGCGGCGTCGCCCGCCGCGTCCACCCGCTCGGCCAGCTCGCCGAGCCCGTAACCATGCACGGCGTAGCCCAGCTTCAGCTGGGCCTCGACCTTGTCGCCCTCGGTCACGGAGACCTCGCGCATGTTGTCGCCGAAGCGGGCGAACCTCGCCCCCTGCTGGTCGGCCCAGGCCGAGGCGGCCCGGCACCAGGCGCCCACCGAAGCCCGCACCCGGTCGTCCTGCCACGGCCCCACCACCACCTTCCGCCGCAGCCCGATCCGCGTGCACAGGTGGCCGAACTCCCGCCCGCCGTGCGCCGACTGGTGCAGGTTCATGAAGTCCATGTCGATCGTCGGCCAGGGCAGGGCCCGGTGGTGCTGCGTGTGCAGGTGCAGCAGCGGCTTGCGGAGCCGGCTCAGCCCGGCGATCCACATCTTCGCCGGGCTGAAGGTGTGCATCCACGCGATCAGGCCGATGCAGGCCGCGTCGGCGTCGGCCGCGGCCAGCGTCGCGGTCACCTCCTCGGCGGTGGTCAGCGTCGGCTTGTGCACGACGCGGATCGGCACCGACTCGGCGGCATCCAGGCCGGCCGCGACCTCGCGGGCGTCGGCCGCCACCTCCGCCAGCGTCTCCTCCCCGTAGAGGTGCTGGCTGCCGGTGAGGAACCAGATCTCGGAAGCCGTGGTGTCAATCGTGCTCATGCGGATGTGCTCAGGAGGGGGAGGGGGAAGCGGGCTGCCCGTAGTACGCGCCGGCCCCGTGCTTGCGGTCGTGGTGCTTGTCGAGCACGTGGCGTTCCAGCGGCGGGGCGTCCGGCCGCAGCCGCAGCGTGGCGAGCGCGACCGCCGCGACCGCCTCCAGCGCGACGGCGTTCTCGACGGACGCCGCCGGCGTGGCGCCCCAGGTGAAGGGCGCGTGGCCGGCGAGCAGCACGGCCGGCGTCGCGACCGGGTCGAGGTCCGCGAACCGCTCCACGATCGCCTCGCCGGTCGCCGCCTCGTACCCGTCGTCGACCTCGTCGGCGGTCAGCGGCCGGGCGAGCGGAACCGGCCCGTGGAAGTGGTCGGCGTGGGTCGTGCCCAGGCACGGGACCGGCGTGCGGGCCTGCGCGAAGGCGGTGGCCGAAGCGGAGTGCGTGTGGGTGATGCCGGCGATCCGGCCGGGGCAGCGCCCGGCGAAGAAGCGGTACAGCCGGGCGTGGGTGGGCGTGTCGGAGGACGGCCGCAGGTCGCCCTCGACCACCCCGCCGTCGAGGTCGACGACCACCATCGACGCCGGCGTGAGCTTGCCGTAGGGCACGCCGCTGGGCTTGATCACCAGGAGGCTCGCGTCCGCGTCGAAGCCGCTCACGTTCCCCCACGTCAGCGTGACCAGCCCCCCCGCCGGGAGCTCGCGGTTGGCCTCGCAGACGGCTTCTCTCAGGTCTTGGAGCATCGGAATCAGGCGGGTGAGCGTGCCGGAACCCCGAAGATAAAGGCGGACGGTTTGGACCACGCGAGCGTCGGCGGAGCCACCCCGAGCGAGCTTGGGGCACCCCGGACCGGCGGCAAAGGAAAGAGGCCCGCCGTTGCCGGCGGGCCTCGTCCTCATGCTCCCCGAGCTGGGCTCGAACCAGCGACCTAGCGATTAACAGTCGCGCGCTCTACCAACTGAGCTATCGGGGAAAGGCTTTGGCCGGAGAGTTTAGGGAGCCGAAGCCCCGCCCGCAAATCCGCGGACGGCGGACCCGGAAGCGGCCCGGGGGCCGCGGTCCGCGGCGCTCAGGCTCGGCGTCGACGGCGGAGGAGCAGAGCCCCGCCGGCAAAGACGGCGACGCCGGTGCCCGGCTCGGGCACGGCGTTCAGGCTGCCCAGCGTCGTCACCACGCTCCAGATGCTCTCGCCCTGCAGGTTCAGCCAGCCGCCCGCGTCGGCGTGCCCGGCCTGGTGGTACGCGCCGTCGGCCGACCAGGAAGCCTCCAGCAGCTCGCCGCCCGCGGCGAGGGAGGCGAGGCGGACCGCCTGCGTCACCTTCGTCACGTTCAGCAGCACGTACGTGAGCGTGCCGGCCGCCTCGTCGAGGTACGCCGAGATCTTCACGGCCGAGGTGTCCACCTGCCCGTCCTCGAGCACGTCGGCCGCCACGCGACGCATGCCGGGGCGGACGTGCTTCGCGAAGTGCTTGAAGGCGGCGTACTTGGGCTGGTTCTCGTCGAGACCCGACGTCAGCGTGAAGTTGTTGAGGCGTCCGGCCCAGTCCTCGTGCTGCCAGTAGAGGTAGCCCACCGCGTCCACGCCGACCATCGCCTCGTGCACCTCCAACGCGAGGCCCATCGCCCCGTTGTAGGTGTCGCCGGGATCCGTCCAGCGGTGCCGGTGGCCCGAGTGCTCGGTGACCCAGAACTCCACGCCCTCGCCGACGCCCTCGTAGTTGACGTAGCCGTCGTCGCGCACCCGGCCGTTGCGGAAGGTCTTCCAGCTCTCGATGCGGTCGTCGGAATCGGCGAAGCGGCCGCCGCCGTTGTAGCCGTGCATGCCGTACACGTCCACGGCGGTCTCGGGGTCGCCGTCGTGGCGGACCTCCTTGATGTAGCTGAAGCTGACGTTCGCGAGGTTCGAGCCCTTGCCGCCGAGCCCCAGGTCGTCGGGGCCGAGCACGCGGGTGAGGATCGGGTCGTCGGGGTTCGCCGCGTTGTGCTCGGCGAAGGCGGCGTTGACCGCGCCCACGGCCTCGGCGAAGAGCTCGGGCGTGTAGACGCTGCTGTCGTACCAGGTGCTGAAACGCGGCTCGTTCTGCACGGAGAGCACGTCGAAGGGCCGGTCCCAGGCTTTCTCGAAGCCCTTCGCGTACGCCGCCACGTAGCGGCCGAACTGCTGCAGGTTGTCGGGCGTGTCGACCAGCGAACCCGCCGCCGAGGCGTTCCAGAAGGTGTCCCGCGGCAGCTGGCCGGCGAAGTCCTTGTAGCCCAGGTCCACCTCGGGGCCCTTCATCCAGACCGGCGGGCTCCAGATCGCGCCCATCAGCGTCATGGGGTCGCCACGCCGCGCGGCCTTCCGCACGAAGTGGCCGACGTTGCCCACCCCCTTCACCGTGAAGTCGAAGGCCTCGATGTTCGCGTAGGTGTCGCTCCCGAGGCGGATCGGCTCGCGCAGGTCCGCGTGCTGCGGCCAGTACTTCCCGCCCTTGCTCAGGACGGTCCGCGAGACCCCCGTCCTCACCACCGACGCGCCGAGGTCGCCGACGTAGTGGTCGTAGAAGTCCTCGTTGTGCATCACCGACTCGCCGCGGTCACGCCCCTCGATTCTGTTGGCGTCGTTGCCCCCGCCCATCGAGACGCCGAACCCGCGGATGGTCTGGGCCTGCCGGCGGAGGTCGATCCGCGTCTCGGCGGCGAGCGCGTCGGGCGCGGACGCGGCGACGATCAGGCCCCCGGCGAGCAGGCGTGGGCAACCAAGCAGCGTTCTGAGCAGCGTCATGTCGTTCGTCCCGTGCGTTCCGCCGGCTCGGAGCCGCGGAGAAAAGGTGGCGGCTCCGCCGCGGTGGTGTACGGGCTCAGCCTAAGCCGGGCCGGGCCCCGCGTATACCCCCTTCTCGGTGCGGCGTGGGCGGCGGCGCATACGCTCCGGCCGCCATGGAAGGCGACCGCCGACACCTCAACAAGCTGCTGTCCAAGGCCCACTGCCTGCCGACCACCCCGGGCGTCTACCTGATGAAGGACGACAAGGGCGTCGTCATCTACGTCGGGAAGGCGTTGTCGCTGAAGTCGCGTGTGAGCAGCTACTTCCAGCTGGCCGCCGACCTGGGCCCCAAGAAGCAGCAGATGCTCGGGGTCGTGGACGACTTCGAGGTGCTCCACTGCGAGAGCGAGTGGGAAGCCCTGCTCACCGAGAACCGGCTGATCAAGGACATCCACCCGCGCTTCAACGCGCGGCTGACCGACGACAAGACCTTCCCGTACCTCGCGGTCACGATGAAGGACGACTTCCCCGGCGTCTTCATCACCCGCGAACCCGGCAACGAGCGATTCCGCGGCGCGAGAATCCTCGGGCCCTTCACCAGCAGCTACGCGCTGCGGGAGAGCGTCCAGATCCTGCAGAAGGTGTTCAGGTTCCGCACCTGCTCGCTGGACATCCGCGAGGAGGACCCCAAGCGGGCCCACTTCCGGCCGTGCCTGCTGTACCCGATCAAGCAGTGCACGGCACCGTGCGGGGCGAAGGTCTCCAAAGAGGCCTACCGGCGCGACGTCGATCGCTTCGTCCGCTTCCTCACCGGCAAGCGGTCGGCGATGATGCGCGAGCTCAAGCAGGACATGGAGACGGCGTCGCTCGCGCTGGACTTCGAGGAGGCCGCCGCGCTGCGCGACCAGATCAAGGCGCTCGAGAAGCTCGACCACCGTGGCGACAAGAAGGACAACTGGCAGCCCGAGGCCGAGAGCCTCATGCAGGACCCGACCCGGGCGATGGGATCGCTGCAGCGGGCGCTGGGGCTCGATGCCGCGACCGACGGCGCACTCCGCTGCATGGAGGCCTTCGACATCGCCCACCTGATGGGCGGCGAAACCGTCGCGAGCAAGGTCTGCTTCGTCGACGGCCGCCCGCTGAAGGACATGTACCGCCGGTACAAGATCACCACCGCCGCCAACGACGACTTCCAATCGATGCGCGAGGTGCTCACCCGCCGCTACCGCGACGCCGGGAAGGGCGACGAGCTGTACCCCGACGTCATCCTGATCGACGGCGGCAAGGGCCAGCTGTCCGCGGCGATGGGCATCTTCCGCGAGCTGGAGGTGCAGCCCCCGCGGGTCATCTCGCTCGCGAAGAAAGAGGAGCTGATCTACGCCACGTGGCTGGACGAGCCGGTGAAGCTCGGCCGCAACAACCCGGGGCTGAAGCTGTGCATGGCGATCCGCGACGAGGCGCACCGCTTTGCGCAGCACTACCACCACATCCTGCGGCGGAAGAAGGTGCTGGGGATCGAGGGAACCGTGGCGAAGGCCAAGAAGATCAAGACGAGAGCGAGCTGAGGGCGCCGGCGCCCGACCCCGCGACGGCCCGCCGCCGCGCGGGCCTAGCTTCGCGCCATGGACGTCGCCATCTTCAGCACCCGGCGCTGGGACCGGGAAGCCCTCACCGCGGCCGCCGCGCGTCCCGAAAACGCGGAGCTGTCGCTCCGCTTCCTCGAGGCCGGCCTCTCCCCCGGCACCGCCTCGCTGGCCCGGGGCTGCGGCGCCGCGTGCGTCTTCGTGAACGACGACGCGGGGGCCGCGACGCTCGAGGAGCTCGCCGGACTCGGCGTCGGCGCCGTGGTCACCCGCAGCGCGGGCTTCAACCACGTCGACCTCGACGCCGCCGGCCGCTTGGGCATCGACGTGCTCCGGGTGCCGGCGTACGGGCCCGATGGCGTGGCCGAGCACGCGCTCGCCCTGCTGATGACGCTCAACCGCCGCACGCACCGCGCCTTCAACCGCGTGCGCGAGGGCAACTTCGCCCTCGACGGGCTCATGGGCTTCGAGCTCCGCGGGAAGACCGTCGGCGTCGTGGGGACGGGGAAGATCGGCGCCGCCGCCTGCCGCATCTTCCTGGGCTTGGGCTGCGAGGTCCTCGCCTTCGACACCGCGCCCGCGGAGGACCTGCAAAACGCCGGCGTCGCGTTCGTCCCGCTCGACGAGCTCTGGCCGCGCTGCGACGTCGTGACGCTTCACTGCCCGCTCACGCCCGAAACCCACCACCTCGTAAGCGACCGGGTGCTCGCCGCCCTGCCGGACCACGCGATCGTGCTCAACACGTCGCGCGGCGGGCTCGTCGACACCGCCGCCGCGCTCGCCGCGCTGCGGGCACGCGCGATCGGCGGCCTCGGCATCGACGTGTACGAGGAGGAGGCCGGGCTCTTCTTCGAGGACCGCACCCAGCAGGGTCTGACCGACGAGCTGCTCGCGCAGCTGGTGGCGCTGCCCAACGTGCTGGTGACAGGGCACCAGGCTTTCTTCACGCGCGAGGCCGTCGGGCGGATCGCCGGCACGACGATGCAGAACCTCCGGTCGGTGGAGGAGGGCTCGGCCGGCGCGTGCCCCAACCGCGTCGGCTGATCCGCTCCGCGCCCTCACGCACGCGCCGGCCGCGCGGCCGAAGCCTCAGCCGCCCCGCTCCGCCAGCAGCTGCGTGTCGTCTTCGTAGCAGTAGACCCAGCCCGCGCCGGGCTCCCCCGCGTCCACCGGCTCCACGATCGGGTGCTCGGCGGCCCGGGCGTGCGCCCGCGCGTGCCGGTTCGGGGACGCGTCGCAGCAGCCGACCGCCCCGCACGCGGCGCAGCGGCGGAGGTGGACCCACGGCTCACCGGCCGCCACGCAGGCCGGGCACACGAGCCCGGCCCGCGCGGCTCCGGGCAGCGGCGGGAGCCGCAGCATCTCCGCGTGCGTGCACGCGGCGGAGGCGCCCGGCCCCGCGTCGACGGGCTCGGCGGGCACGTGGTGCAGCCCCGCCACCCACGCCGCCAGCTCGCGGCGGAAGGCCGCGTCGTCTCCGCCGGGCACGAAGAGGCGCGGCGGCGTGAGGCGCGGGTCGGCCTCGATCGCGTGCCGCACCGCCTCGGCCGCCTCGGGCGTGTCGTCGGCGACGATGACGGCCGCCGCGTCGGCTGCGCCCGCGGCGAGCAGGGCCTCGGCGCGCGTGTTGCTCCCGCGGTGGACGACGAGGGCCCCGCCACCGGCGGGCCGGAGCTCGCGCTCCGCCTCCGCCTCGAGCGTCGACGCCCGCCCCGGGTCCAGCGTCACCACGCTCACGTCCAGCGGCGAGCTTCGCAGCAACCCCAGCAGCGACTCCGCCCGCTCGCCGTACCCCGCCAGCACCACCCGCGGCCGGTCGCCGCCGCCTCCGGAGCCGCGGACCGCCGGCGTTTCCGCCGATCCGGGACCGCGGTCCGCGGATCCCGCTGCCCCCACGAGCTTCCGCGAGGCGGCCGAGAGCAGCGGCGTGGCCAGCATCGAGACCACCGTCGCCGCGATGAACAGGTTCACGCCGCGCTCCGCAGCGCCGCCGGGCGTCAGCCCCGCCGCCGCCCCGGTCGCCTGCAGCACGAAGGCGAACTCGCCCACCTGGGCCGTGAGCAGCCCCGCCGCGCCCGCCACCGCCCAGCGGCCGCCCGCGAGCCGCACCCCCGCCGCCGTGACGAGCGCCTTGAGCGCCACCAGCGCCAGCACGCAGCCGACCACGGCCAGCGGGTTCGCCCAGACGAAGCCCGGGTCCAGCCGCATGCCGACCGAGGCGAAGAACACCGCGGAGAACAGCACCTGCAGCGGCATCACCTCGCCGAAGGCGTGGTGGCTGAAGCGGCTCTCGCTGATGAGCAGCCCCGCGAGGAAGGCCCCCAGCGCGAGGCTCACGCCGGCCAGCGACGTGAGCCAGGCGAGCCCGAAGCACACCGCCACGAGCGTCAGCAGGAAGACCTCCGCCGAGCACGTGCGTGCCACCCGCTCGATGACCGCCGGCACGATCCGCCGGGCGAGCAGCAGCACCGCCGCGACGATCCCGCCCGCCTTCGCCAGCGCCCACAGGAGCGCCGGCACGCCCCCGGCCCCGCCGTCCGCCCCGCCCGCCGCCGAGTCGCCCGCCGAGGTCGCCGCTCCGAGCATCGGCACCACCAGCACCATCGCCACCACCGCGAGGTCCTGGAAGATCAGCACCCCCAGCGTCGCCTGCCCCTCGTCGCTGCCGGTCCGCCGCTCGCCCGCCAGCAGCTTGAGCACGATCGCCGTCGACGACAGCGACACGAGGCACCCCGTGAAGACCGCCGCCCGCCAGCCGACGCCCGCAACCACCAGCACCGCCGCCACCGCGGCGACGGTGCCGATCACCTGCGCGGCCCCCGCGATGAAGATGAGCCGCGAGATCTTCGCCAGCTTCTCCAGCGAAAACTCGATGCCGATCGTGAACAGCAGCAGCACGACGCCCACCTCGGCAAGCTGCGCAACCATCGCGTCGTCCTCCACCACGCCCAAGCCGAAAGGCCCGAGCAACACGCCCGCGAGCAGGAAGCCGAGGATCGGCGCGACGCCGACCTTCACGCACGCGAAGGCGATGGCGGCGCAGCCCAGCAGCAACGCCACCATCTCCGGCAGCCGCGGGAGGGCGTCGCCGGCGGCGAGGGTGGCTCGGAGCATCATCGGAAGAAGCTAGCGCATCGTGCGCCGAACCCCCCGCGCCGCCTCCGGACCGATCGACCGCCGGCGGGCCACCGCAGAAACCCGAACCCGATGGGAACCCGCCGCCGCTCGCCCGCGTCTGAAGGTTGAACGCCCCGCCCCGCGGGCCTCCGCACCTCCGCCCGAGCCCCTCCATGCCCCGCCTCCTCGCCGTCAACCTCCCGCTGCTGCTGGCCCTCGCCGCGACACCCGCCCCGCTCGCCACCGCCGCGCCCGACCCGGCCCCCGGCGCGGTCCGTGTGCCCGCCGCCAAGGCGGCGGCGCCGGTCGTCGAGCTCGCGATCCTGCTGGACACGTCCAACTCGATGGACGGGCTGATCGACCAGGCCCGCGCCCAGCTGTGGGGCATCGTCAACCGGGTGGCGAGCAAGACGCGGGGCGGGCAAGCCCCGCGGCTGCGGGTGGCGCTTTACGAGTACGGGAACAGCTCGATCCCCGTGGAAGCGGGCTACGTCCGGCTCGTGCAGCCGCTGACCGGCGACCTGGACCTCTTCTCGCGGGCGCTCTTCGAGCTGACCACCAACGGCGGCGACGAGTACTGCGGCGAGGCGATCGGCCGCGCCGTCGAGGAGCTGGAGTGGTCGCCCGAGAGCGTGAGCGGCAGCGGGTTCAGAGCGATCTACATCGCGGGCAACGAGCCGTTCACGCAGGGCGAGCGCCCCTACGCCTCGGCGTGCGCGGCGGCCGTCGGCAAGGGCGTGCGGGTCAACACGATCCACTGCGGACCCGAGGCGGTGGGTGCCGAGAGCGGCTGGCGGGACGGCGCGGAGCGAGCGGAGGGCGACTTCCTGAACATCAACCAGGACGCCGCGGTCGCGGTCGCGGCCACGCCGATGGACGCCCGGCTGGCGGATCTGAGCAGGGAGATCAACGGGACCTACGCCTTCTTCGGCGGGCAGCGCCGGGAGCTCGAAGAGAACCAGAAGGTGCAGGATCGCAACGCCTCGCGGCTCGGCCGCGCGATCGCCGCCGAACGCGCGGCGACGAAGTCCGGCCCCGGGTACCGCAACCGGGCGGACCTGGTCGACGCCACGCTCGACGCTCCGGCGCCCGCCGCCGCCCTCGCCGCCATCCCCGCCGGGGACCTGCCCGAGGAGATGCGGGCCATGACCGACGGCGAGAGGCTCGCTCACGTCGAGAAGCTTGCCGCCGAGCGGGCGGCCCTCCAGGCCGAGATCCAGGAGCTCAGCATCGAGCGTGACGCCTTCCTCGCGGACCTCGCCGCCGGGGCCGCGGACGGGCCCGAGGCCGAAGACACGTTCGGGTCGGCGATCCTGGCGTCGGTCGACCGGCAGATGGAAGCCGCGGGCTTCGAGAAGAAGTGAAGCAGCGACGGTGCCGGGACCTCGCGGGCGCACCCGCCGGGCGAGTGCGGAGCGACAACCCGCGGACCGCCGCCGCTCCCAGCGGTCTCCGCCGCCGGTCCGCGGGAACGCCGGGTGCAGGAGCGGGCCCGGCGGCGGCCCCTCGATGCGGCCGCGCCACGCCGCGGCTGCGGCTCAAGGTCGGGCGTTCGCGGGCACCTCCCACGCAGTCAGCATCTCGGCGTAAAGCTTCTCGAACGCCGAGCCGAGCTCCGCGGCGTCGCGCTCCCGCCCGACCCGCCGGGCCTCGCCGGGGACGTCGCCGGCGCCGTCGAAGAGCAGCGGCTCGCCGACCGCCAGGTAGAGCGGGCTCCTGCGCCAAGGCAGGAAGGCGGCCGGGGACTGCAGACCCTGGCAGCCCAGGACCGCGACGGGCAGGACCGGCACGCCGGCGCGGCGGGCCATCACGCAGACGCCCGCCTTGGGGGTGGCGCCCAGGAGGAGGCTCCCCTCCCCGCGGACGCAGCCGCCCTCGGGGAAGATGCCGACGGTCTCGCCGGCGGCGAGCAGGCGGTCGGCGGCGCGGAAGGTCGAGTGCGTCGCGGCGGAGCGGTGCACGCGCACGCAGAGGTGGCGGTGGAGCAGCCAGCGGGCCCAGCGGCGCCGGTAGAACTCGTCGCGCGAGACGAACCACACGCGGCGCCGCATCGCGGTGCCGAGGATCACCGGCTCGAGGTGCGCCAGGTGGGTCACGGCGAGCAGGTGGCCGGCGGGCGGCGCGGCGTCGCCGTCGAGGCGCTCGCGGTGCAGCCAGTGCAGGCGGACGAAGCGGCGGAACAGCGTGCCGACGAGCAGGCGGCTGAGCCGGTACACCCGGTCGCTCCGCTCGGGCGGCCCCGCCGTCACGCCTCGCCGCCGGGCTTGCGGAACGCGAAGAGCCAGCTGTGAAACGGCGTGCGGCCCCACAGCGGGCGGGCCTCGACGCTGAAGCCGGCGGCGGCGAAGGGCGCAGTGACGCCCTCGACGGTCGGGAAGTGCCGCGCGGGCTGGGTCATCCAGCCGGCGAGGCGGATCGTCGCCTCCTCGATCCGCGTCGCGGCGTAGCGCCACGAGCGGGCGCGGGGCGTGGCACGCAGGACGACCCAGCCGCCGGGGCGGACGGCGGCGGCGAGAGCGTTCAGCAGCGGCTCCTGATCCGCGGCGGGGAAGTAGTGCAGCACGTCGAGCATCACGACGTGGGCCCACGCTCCGGGCCCGAGCAGGCCCGGCTCGTCGCCGCGGCCGACGCGGAGCGTGGTGGCCGCGTCGCCGGCGGCGGCAAGCGCCTGCCGCCCGTCGCGGATCTTCGGCTCGTCGGGATCGACGCCCGTGACCTCGCCGACCCAGCCGCACGCGCGCAGCCAGAACGCGAGCAGACCGAGGCCGCACCCCACGTCGAGCAGCGGGCCCGGCGTGACGGGCCCGGCGAGCAGCCGCTCCGCGACCGCGGCGTACGCCGGGTCGGTCCTGAGCTTGCCCGCCGCGTAGTGGCGGTGGTAGCGGCCGCCAAGCCCGCCGCGGAACCGCCGGGCGATCCGCTGGATCGCGTCCGCTCCCGGGGGCGGCGTGCCGCTCACGCGCCCCCGTAGACCTTCTCGGGATCGAACACCCGCTGCTCGACGATCTTCAGCCCCTCGCCCTCGACCGCCCGGTAGAAGCAGCCCGGGAAGCCGACGTGGCACGACGCCGCGACGCCGCCGGCGCCGTCGGCCGTGGCGGCCCCGATCCGCACCCTCGCGAGCACCACGTCCTGGTCGCAGTCGGTCCGCAGCTCCACCACCGCCTGGCTCATCCCGCTGCTCTCGCCTTTCCGCCAGAGCTTGGCCCGGCTCCGCGACCAGTAGTGGACGAAGCCGGTGTCGATGGTCGCCCGCAGCGACTCCGCGTTCATGAACGCGAACATCAGCACCTCGCCCGTGTCCGCGTGCTGGGTGACGCAGGGGATGAGGCCTTCCCGGTCGAAGCGCGGCGTGAACGCGTGCCCGAGCTCGAGGGCCTTCTTCTCGGCGGGCGGCTCGGGGAAGCTCTTTGGAGGAGGCGCGGGCATCGGGAGAAAGGTACCGGCAGGAAGTCGCGTGGCCGCCGCAGCGCCTCGCCCGAGGGGCTGCTCCTCGGGCTCCGCCGGAGGGAACCCCGCGTACGCCCGCTCCTGCGGTGGACCGCTGGATCGCGAAGCGATATCGCGGCCGGGCTGGCTGCGAGAGCTGAGCGGCGACGCCGCTCTGTCTGCCCTGTGCGCGAGGGAGCTGCATCGCGGCTCGGACAGCGTGGCGTCGCCACGCAGCTAGCGCGGCCAAGCTGGCTCCGAAAGCTGAGCGGCGACGCCGCTCTGTCTGCTTGTGCGCGAGGGAGCTGGATGGGGAGTCGGACAGCGTGGCGTCGCCACGCAGCTAGCGCGGCCAGGGGCTGGCTGCGAGAGCTGAGCGGCGACGCCGCTCTTTCTGCTTGTGCGCGAGGGAGCTGCATCGCGACCCGGACAGCGTGGCGTCGCCACGCAGCTACCGCGGCCAAGCTGGCGGCGAGAGCTGAGCGGCGACGCCGCTCTGTCTGCCTTGTGCGCGAAGGAGCCGGATCGCGACCCGGACAGCGTGGCGTCGCCACGCAGCTAGCGCGGCCAAGCTGGCTCCGAGAGCTGAGCGGCGACGCCGCTCTGTCTGCTTGTGCGCGAAGGAGCTGCATCGCGACTCGGACAGCGTGGCGTCGCCACGCAGCTACCGCGGCCAAGCTGGCGGCGAGAGCTGAGCGGCGACGCCGCTCTGTCTGCTTGTGCGCGAGGGAGCTGCATCGCGGCTCGGACAGCGTGGCGTCGCCACGCAGCTAGCGCGGCCAGGCTGGCGGCGAGAGCTGAGCGGCGACGCCGCTCTGTCTGCTTGTGCGCGAAGGAGCTGGATCGGGGCCAGACCGCGAGCCCGGAACCGGTGGCCACACCTCTCCCGGCGCGGCACGCAGATCGGGTCGTGTCCGGAGCTTCACCGCCGCTCACTCGTGCCGCGAGCGGGTGAACGCCATCAGACGCTCGTGCGTCCCCGGCGCGTCCTCCCCGGGCTCGGGTCGCCGCAGGGTGTAGTTGCCGTCGGCGTCCATGTCCCAGGCCAGGCGGCGGTCGGTGCGGAGGATGTCGAGCAGGTGGTCGATGCGCTTCCGCAACGCCGGGTCGTAGATCGGGGTGATGCACTCGACGCGGTTGTTCAGGTTGCGGTACATCCAGTCCGCGCTGCCGATGAAGGTCTCCGGCTCGCCCGCGTTGTGGAAGCGGAACACCCGGCTGTGCTCGAGGAATCGGCCGATGACGCTGCTGACCTCGATGTTCTCGGAGAGACCGGGCACGCCGGGGCGGATGCAGCAGAAGCCGCGCACGAAGAGCTCGACCTTCACGCCGACTCGGCTCGCGGCGTAGAGCCGGCGGGCGATGCCGTGGTCCTCGAGTTGATTCATCTTCGCGACGATCGACGGGCGGTCGGGGTCGGCGGGGTCGCTGCCGCGCTCGACCCAGCCCGCGGCGTGATCGATCTCCCGCTGGATGAGCTGGCCGAAGCGGCGGCGCATGTTGACCGGAGCGATGAGCAGGTGGTCGAAATCTTCCTTCAGGCTGCGGCCGGTGAGGAAGTGGAACAGCTCGACCAGGTCGCGGGTGATCCGCTTGTCG from Phycisphaera mikurensis NBRC 102666 carries:
- the araD gene encoding L-ribulose-5-phosphate 4-epimerase AraD, whose protein sequence is MLQDLREAVCEANRELPAGGLVTLTWGNVSGFDADASLLVIKPSGVPYGKLTPASMVVVDLDGGVVEGDLRPSSDTPTHARLYRFFAGRCPGRIAGITHTHSASATAFAQARTPVPCLGTTHADHFHGPVPLARPLTADEVDDGYEAATGEAIVERFADLDPVATPAVLLAGHAPFTWGATPAASVENAVALEAVAAVALATLRLRPDAPPLERHVLDKHHDRKHGAGAYYGQPASPSPS
- a CDS encoding PEP-CTERM sorting domain-containing protein (PEP-CTERM proteins occur, often in large numbers, in the proteomes of bacteria that also encode an exosortase, a predicted intramembrane cysteine proteinase. The presence of a PEP-CTERM domain at a protein's C-terminus predicts cleavage within the sorting domain, followed by covalent anchoring to some some component of the (usually Gram-negative) cell surface. Many PEP-CTERM proteins exhibit an unusual sequence composition that includes large numbers of potential glycosylation sites. Expression of one such protein has been shown restore the ability of a bacterium to form floc, a type of biofilm.), which codes for MTLLRTLLGCPRLLAGGLIVAASAPDALAAETRIDLRRQAQTIRGFGVSMGGGNDANRIEGRDRGESVMHNEDFYDHYVGDLGASVVRTGVSRTVLSKGGKYWPQHADLREPIRLGSDTYANIEAFDFTVKGVGNVGHFVRKAARRGDPMTLMGAIWSPPVWMKGPEVDLGYKDFAGQLPRDTFWNASAAGSLVDTPDNLQQFGRYVAAYAKGFEKAWDRPFDVLSVQNEPRFSTWYDSSVYTPELFAEAVGAVNAAFAEHNAANPDDPILTRVLGPDDLGLGGKGSNLANVSFSYIKEVRHDGDPETAVDVYGMHGYNGGGRFADSDDRIESWKTFRNGRVRDDGYVNYEGVGEGVEFWVTEHSGHRHRWTDPGDTYNGAMGLALEVHEAMVGVDAVGYLYWQHEDWAGRLNNFTLTSGLDENQPKYAAFKHFAKHVRPGMRRVAADVLEDGQVDTSAVKISAYLDEAAGTLTYVLLNVTKVTQAVRLASLAAGGELLEASWSADGAYHQAGHADAGGWLNLQGESIWSVVTTLGSLNAVPEPGTGVAVFAGGALLLRRRRRA
- a CDS encoding excinuclease ABC subunit UvrC; the encoded protein is MEGDRRHLNKLLSKAHCLPTTPGVYLMKDDKGVVIYVGKALSLKSRVSSYFQLAADLGPKKQQMLGVVDDFEVLHCESEWEALLTENRLIKDIHPRFNARLTDDKTFPYLAVTMKDDFPGVFITREPGNERFRGARILGPFTSSYALRESVQILQKVFRFRTCSLDIREEDPKRAHFRPCLLYPIKQCTAPCGAKVSKEAYRRDVDRFVRFLTGKRSAMMRELKQDMETASLALDFEEAAALRDQIKALEKLDHRGDKKDNWQPEAESLMQDPTRAMGSLQRALGLDAATDGALRCMEAFDIAHLMGGETVASKVCFVDGRPLKDMYRRYKITTAANDDFQSMREVLTRRYRDAGKGDELYPDVILIDGGKGQLSAAMGIFRELEVQPPRVISLAKKEELIYATWLDEPVKLGRNNPGLKLCMAIRDEAHRFAQHYHHILRRKKVLGIEGTVAKAKKIKTRAS
- a CDS encoding 2-hydroxyacid dehydrogenase, whose product is MDVAIFSTRRWDREALTAAAARPENAELSLRFLEAGLSPGTASLARGCGAACVFVNDDAGAATLEELAGLGVGAVVTRSAGFNHVDLDAAGRLGIDVLRVPAYGPDGVAEHALALLMTLNRRTHRAFNRVREGNFALDGLMGFELRGKTVGVVGTGKIGAAACRIFLGLGCEVLAFDTAPAEDLQNAGVAFVPLDELWPRCDVVTLHCPLTPETHHLVSDRVLAALPDHAIVLNTSRGGLVDTAAALAALRARAIGGLGIDVYEEEAGLFFEDRTQQGLTDELLAQLVALPNVLVTGHQAFFTREAVGRIAGTTMQNLRSVEEGSAGACPNRVG